The Acomys russatus unplaced genomic scaffold, mAcoRus1.1, whole genome shotgun sequence genome contains the following window.
TATGGCTCTGCTGTCAGTTTTCCTCAAACCCAAGAGGAACGGAACAGAATGTGAAAGGAATCAGGCTCTCTacctcatttcctttctgttcaTAATAAAATCTGACTACTTTGTCTGCATCCTGTTCCCATCTCTCCTCCTGAAAAAATTGCAACCCcactaaaataacaaaataagccGATGGCATTTTATGCTTACAAAATAAACAGCTAGTTACACCAAAACCTCAGACTATCTTTTATCTGATCAGAAAATAAATGTTGGCTCCAGCGCCTTTCCATTTCCGTTTACACAGTTGCATTGAGGAACTACACAACGCCTCAGAGCTAAGAGAGGTGCTGCCAGTAACAGCTGCAGGCGTGGCTTGGAGATGCTATGCCTCCTCATCCTGCTGGGCTGTGGACACCGCTTCAGCCCACTCCAGGGCAGGTGTCTCACCTGTGAGGACAAAGCTCCTCTGATGTGTGTGCTCAGTGTCCCCAAGGGACTTCACTAGAGAGTGACGCACCCCCTGGCATATCACCTCCTCCATGTGGATTTTAAATCCGGGAAACAGGTAAACTCAAGGCTTTATTGTGGATGAAAAGACACCAAGCAAGGCCCCGAGCAGAGCAGAGGTTCTCCCTCACTTACAACCTAACAGGAActaggaaaattttatttttctataagacAAGATTCCTATTATTGTTGACCCCATTATCAGAATTTTCTGACAACTCCACGAATCAGTGGATCTGAAAAGAAGCTGAGAATATTTGTAGGACactataactgaaaaaaaaataacagcaaaataacagtggataaaaaatatgaattataCATGCTTAGGTATTGCTGTCTTACttggaattaataaaatattttgtattaaaagAACTTCCCTAAAACCCTCAAATGCACGAGTTTTTAAATGAATGCAACAGCTTAAATAGAGATCTAGTGTGGGCACTGGCTGTAAGTAGGCTTAAAAGCTGGCTCATGGACAGACAGGGAGCCAGTAGAGAGTAACTCCATCTGTGTCCCGCCATGTTTCGGGACTCCATTGTACACAAAGCCCCTTGACAGGAGCACTAGCCAATTAGAGAGAGCATGAAAACACCATCATTTTCTGAATTGAAAACTTCTGTTTCTGAAGACTTACAGGAACCATAAGGAGAGACTACACCCAGAGAAACATTTACATAGCCAGAATATCCCGAATTTTTGGCTGCTTGGCCCATAGGCCAGAAATTAAACTGTTTAAGTCCACTTAAGTCACAGGCCTTTTTCTCCTTAAGTTTTCATAGTCATAGCATGCATTTATATGCACACTGCAGAAGTTTCATTCACTGCCTGCAGTGGATTCACTGTCCACTTTATTCTGGTATATATGCGGAGAAACAGCTCTTCTCTCGTTCACACTCTTCCCcacttattttgtttaaaattaaccTTCCTGTCACTGGATCCCAAATATCAGCAGTAGGTTCAGCCCTTTGTCGGATCCATTTCTGGAAAAGGAACTCTATTAAATGTGGCATCTTTTAAAGGAACCCTTCACCCCTGGTGTCTGAAGAGCATTCACCACAAACACTGCCTTGCCCTCAGCAAAAGGGAAGGCGTATGTATCTTGCAGGGAAATGTATTTCATATTTCAGCTTTTACCAGACCCTTGGAAAGCTCACACGGAGCCTTCCAGGGCTCCCAGTAATCCGTGCCAGGAGAGCtggtgtttaaaaacaaaactctacaACAAGGGGGACTCCGGCAAGATACAGTAATGAAAGAGCAACATCAAGGCAAGGCAAAGGTAGGGACACCAGCCTGGCTCTCCCTTCAGGATATGTATGGAGCCAGAGCCAGCGGAGCACCCTGGCCAGTCCTCTACATATTAGTGGGTGGGCAGGTTAGCCGCTGACCTGATCGAAGTAGATGGTCATAGTACGGTTGCTCATCTCTGAGGGCTCGTGGTTGGTGCTCCGAGTAGCAGAGAAGGCCACCTTAGCACTGCCTGAGCGCACAGAAATGCCCAAGGAAGAGGTTACAGCGCCGTCCCCGGACGGGCTTGAGTCGCACACCACCAGGCACTTGCCCTCTAGCACGATGGGCTCCGTGTCGTTCTGAGCCTTGACCGGGCAGCAGgctggcagcagcagcaacagcagggcCAGCGCCGCCCCGAGGCTGGAGCCAGCGTCAACCGGCTCGCGCAGCGCCCCCCGGCGCCCGGGCATGCTCAGCAGCGGCCCGCCGGGGCCCCGGCCAGGCGCGGGCATCTGGGCTGCGGGGGGCGCTCCGCGGACGCCAAGACGGGCGATAGCCGGAGGGGTGCCGGTATGCGCACAGGAACTCGCAGGGCTGAAGTAGTAGCCTTTTCTGGGCTGGGTCCCCACCTCAGATGGTCAAGGCCAGAAGGTTCTCAGAAAGAAGGCACCAGCGGACCTGTCAGAGCAAAGAACCCGAACCCTTAGGCAGgaaggtggggagaaggaagTGTCTAGAGCTCTCCAGTCCCTTCGGGATGGCATCCCTGTGGTCCCCCCAAAGCTATGTCCATTCCAGATAGGACACAATGCACCCGAGAACGCTCTGGAGCACTGGTCAGTGCATCCCCAGATTTCCTGAAAGGTGCGCGCCTGAAACGTGGGCTGTGATTCCATAGAACCTTGTAAGGAGGGTTTAGGGACATCCAAGGCGCCTTCATTACCTTCCATTGCCTACTCAGACCAAGATACCCAGAGGAATTAAATGTggtcaagacaaaaaaaaaagggggggtgggggggcttcaTTAGCATCGTTTCAGTGGCTTTCTGGATAGCCAAAGGAAGAAACACCTCTCCTGCATTCTCCCTTTATCCTCTATTTTTCTATCCAGGATGTAATTTTTAAgcagactattaaaaaaaatctacctaccccccccaccccgaacAACCCCCCCCAGAAAGATCTTTGGATGAGTGAGAttaagaaagaggagaggaaggaaacagaaaggcGGGATGAGGTGGGTGAGGAGCGAAATTCTAACACCCACTTCCAAGGTTCCCGCAGTCGCTGGCTAGCCCACTAGGAGAGCTTGCTGGAGTCCTCTCTCTGGCAAAGGAGAAGTGAGGACCAGATTCCCCGGAATTTACTCATTTGCGGCTTTGTCTGTGGACCCCGACTCCCCTCTCCCGTAGCTTTCTGCTAACTTAATCAGGTTGGCACTTTTACCTGGTCCTGTCTTCTTCAGCTAAACTGGAGAGGCTATTCCAAACACCTAGCCCAGGAACACAAACAGGAAGGGAAAAAACCCTCCCCTCGCCGCCCACGCTCTCCGAACAACTCTTCCAGTGTTCTTTCTAAGGAAAGAGAAGTTAGCTCCTGATAAATATCCTGTCTGAAGCTTCCACACAAAGGATAGCAGACCCCTCTTCCCCCTGGACTGGGCCACGGACTGAATATCCTCTCTCATGTCTCTTgaacccccagcactcacattgcaGAAAGTCCCGTTGAAGCATTACAAAAAGGCTGCTAGCAAGCATACCCCAGAGGTCAGGGTTGGGTGGATTACCTGGGACGTCCATGACGGGCGAGCACCGACGTCCGCGAAGTTGTTCTGCCTAGAAAAAATGAGGCAACCGGGAGCTAGCTGGAGGAGGACACCTCAGAGCACGACCCTTCTCCCAGCGCTTGGCCAATAACCGCTCCGCCCCGCCCTGCCGCCTCTCTTCGCGGTCCGCTCCCGCTCCGCAAGCACACCACGCCCCGGGCCCCACGCAGCCAGGGAGCCCCACACGGCGCGGCGCTCCACGCCGCTCGGCGCACGGCGGTGCCTGGAAACCCACTCGCTTCCCGCTCGGCAAACCGGGAACCGGACCGCGGCGTGCAGCTGGTCTCCTCCGGGTCGGGTGTACTCCAGCAGCCTGCGCGCCTACCGCGCACCTCACTAACAGGATCCCTGGGTCCCCGCCTCTCCTCCAGACTCCAGAGGGCACAGCCCGGAGCTGGCAACTACTGACACCCCGCTTCTTTCGTCCTAGAATCCACAGTCCCTTCCCTGTGACTCCCCCATCGCACCTCGCCAAGCTCAAGTCCGGCTACACACCCAGCGCAGCCTCCTTAGGTGCCCCCTCAAAACTAGGCGCCCTCGGAAGCACCAGCCGCATTTCTTCTTCCAGagtctttttcttctccaaattCCCTCCAAGTCTTAATCTTGAACGGAGTAGCCACtttcataattataaaaaaaaaaaaaaaaaaaaaaaaaaaggaaggggacactaaaaaaaaaaaaaaaaaaaaaaaaaaaaaaaaaaaaaggtatttttttctaaaaggaggaaaaagctTGGTAATTTAATGACTGCAATTCCAAAATCTCCTGTTAGTGAAACGTCAGCTTTTGGCAAAGATTAAAGAGGCGCTTCCTGTCTGGGTTTATGTGTCTGCTGCTCTGAACCCCGAGGCTGGTGGAGCGCGGTGCCACCGCGCGTATTTATTAAAACGCAGTCTCTGGGCTCTAAAGACCGGGGGAGACTCGCGGGGCTCCAAGAGGCGCCTGGAGTGAGCGGAGAAGCGCAAGTACGGACGAGGGGCGCCACCTACGGGCACTGGAGCCTCCTGGCCCCAGCCTGCGAACAAGTCTACTCAGTGTGGGGGAGTACCCAGGCGCAAAGGTGAGGCTTCAAGATTGCTTTTTTCTTCACCCCAGCCCCTAAAACAGCTCTAGGCGCCTGCAACAGTGCAAGGAGGTTGTCTTTCAATATTCGTTTGCCTCGGGATTGGCCGCAGGCACGCTTGTGTTTTTAGCTCTTTACCCCTCTAACGTTCCAAGCCGACTTAATGCTACTGTAGTGGGTTATCATGAGCTATACCTCTGGGATGGGTGGTCCATTCGACATTGAGCAAAGGCAAGGCTGCTTTTAAATACGGGCTCACTaacctgatttttaaaagcactatTACAATGTTTTTACTGTGTCTTGGGTAGTATGCCTTTCTGGGAGGCTGATGGGGGGAAAATCCCAAATCAGCCCTTGTGGCTCATTGAGCATAGCATGTCCCTGCCTTATTTCTCCAGACGTTTGTCACGCCTATCTCTCTTCCCTTTGAAGATTTCAGTGGTTGTGCCTCTGCCTGATGAGACGTGTCTTCTGAGAtaagagatttttgaagaccCTTTTTTATTGGCTCTTTCATGGCTATTCTAGGATGGAAGGCCTTAGCACCAAAGATATCCTGCATGTTCAAATCAGCTCAACAGGAAAGGAGGTGGGGGGCGCGGTTGCCCAAATGAAACCCTCGGTATAGGTTTAAGCTGAGGCCAAAGGTTCCCCATGGGTATCAGAGTAGTGATTAAAAGAGCATCAGAGACAAATGAATTCTGTTTCTCATAACATGCAGAGCACTAAAGACTGTAAAATAACCTCAGAATCTGTCAGCCCTACACGGCAGTCACTGAAAAGTGTGGCTCACAGGTGCCATGCTCTGCATTGCCTAGAACCTTGTAATGGGCACAGCCGCCGCGCCTTTACTATCAATTGTGAGTTAACTCTGCAGAAATAGCGCAATCTTACTTTAGAGTTATTTTACTGTAATATTGTCTGAATTTGATTGTCTCTGCCATCGAAATACGAGTGTATCTGTATCGCACTGTCATGAAGACTGAACTGGATGTAAACCTGCCAACAGAGGATAAGAGAACAGAGCAGAAACGAGCCCACTAACGGCTTGCTAATCTAGGAGCAAAAGGCCTTGCACGCatctaaaaaaaatctttaaacaattGTCTAATTGAAACAGCTCCCTTAAGTACTTTGAGGCATTTGACTGATATAAACACCTCCAGCAATTTCTCAccacctttaaaacaaacaacaacaacaacaaaagcagaacaaaacgttttttttttttttttttatgtatgaagAGAGCAGTACTGTAAATAACATATTAAGGAAACATTTACGTGTTGAATTACGGTGCAGTGTGAAAGCAATTATCCTTATGTAATGAAACGAAAAACACGTTTGAATCTCCGTTTTAGCTTTATGGTTAGCAGGAGTGTTAGAAATTTTGGTGAGTATCAGATTGACAGAAAAGGGGTTAATTTATTGACCTGCCAATCTATAGTTTAGTTCTAACTACAGGGTCTTTGGTTATCCCAGCCTCATTAGATAAACCATTAGTTGACTAAGTTAAAATTCAAGCTGACTGAGTCTACATTCCAGAGTCACGATGAGCTAAGTAAGTCATTAGTTCTATCCAGGAGCAGGCTTGACTCCTCAGATCATGTTTCAGAGACTTCTTTGGCAAGTAGCCCAATGGTTAACATCCATCTAGGTGTTTGTTAGCAAATGACAGCACACCACAATTGTGGGTTCAACAGtactcttctctttgttttcttcttttgttgttgcttgtttttgttgttgctgttggtggtggtctttcgatgttgttgttgttactgttttattttgttttgttttggtttggttttttggtgctttttggacagggtttttgttgttgctgttttttagttttttggtttttgtttttgattggttggttggttgttttttggacAGGGGCTCATTCACTATGCTGGAATCTAGCTCacaaagagctgcctgcctctgcctttggctcctgagccctgggattaaactGTGCTACTGTCTCAATATTGTAAAACAAACATACTGTGTTATACAAATCATTTATATTCTTGGGGTACTTTGTTATCCCCACTATGATTGTATTCTGACTTCTGGGCCGTTATGAAGCAATGGTGTTTACAATACAAAGTAATCTGCTTGACACTTCAAGTCCCATAATATATACTtgctttttaagttattttgtttatgcatacatttgtgtgcctgtgttactgtgtggcatgtgtgtgcagatgcccatggaggtcagaaagagGAAGTTGGAACCTGTGGATGGAGCTAGAGTTGAGTGTAGCTGTGGACTATCTATAGGGTCTGAGGAGCAAACTTGTGTggcctgcaagagcagcaagcactctaagACTCTGAGTTGCATAGAAGGGAAAGCAATGTGCTTGTGAGCatataatatttgaaatattatacACTAAAAGACATAGCAGGAGTTGATTAGAAGAGGAACACTTCCTCTTAATTCCTTTAGGTTTTCATGTCTTACATAATTCCAGTGTATCCTTTCTTTTATTCCATGGGAGGAAATGTCTCTATTGCTTTACCAAATTGGGTGAAATGTCTAATGTCCGCCATTTTAGTCCTTTCAAAATAAATGGACTTATATGCAAAAGAAGTGTTTGCAACAGTTTTTCTCCAAATGCTGGATGAAATAGTTCCTACACgttttttcttcaaagattgTTATTGGTtatgaagacaaagaaaatccaggaggtaaactttaaaccccttcccagatctagccaatggtcagaatattctccacagttgagtggagagtgtgatatgactttctcacgtactctggtgcctcacatttgaccatgtcccctggagggggagacctggtggcactcagaggaaggacagcaggtagccaagaagagacttgataccctatgagaatatatagggggaggtaatccccctcaggaacagtcataggggaggggaataatgggaaaatggggggaggggaggaatgggaggatacaagggatgggataaacattgagatgtaacaagaataaattaataaaaaaaaaactggaaaaaagaaaatcactaaaaTAGCGAAAACATTTCCCAAATTTTTCCATAAATGttctttctattaaaataatggtatgttttttatttagaataaAGCACAAGTATGTTGTTAGGGGTTGTAATAGCCACAATACTTTGAATGTGTGTAATAAATATTGTtctgtgagcgtgtgtgtgaCAGATTGTGTTCTTGTCTGAAATGACGTTGGAGGGCCAGCCAACTGTAGATAGCATCATTCTTGAGCAGGTAGCCCTGGGCTCTCCAAGAAAGGTAGCTAAGTGGGAGCCAATAAGATGGAGCACTCTCAATTGAACATAAAACAAGTGGAACCGTGTGCTGCCTAGATGTGAACACAACCACAATGCTGTGGTTTCAAaggtatttggcagccttgactGAATTGTTTTATGATTGACATTAACTCTTAATCTTGATAGTATTGGATAGACCTGGAGTACCTTCAGGAAGTTTTAAATGAGCGCTCTGAGGAATGCTCTGAACTGACACTAAGCAGCTTGAAGGCCCTGGATAACAATAGTACACTCCCAAAGGAGCCCCTCCTTTGATGTGATCCCCTAGAAAAGCCATTTCATACTGAtcgtatgtttttaaaaagagatgattTCTCTGAACAGAAGTCAGAATTCAAGTGCAAATATCCCTAAGAAATGTCCCGTGACCTGAAAGTGCAGCTCTGCTGCCTAGTCACTTGAAGGAGGGGTCCTCTTTACAACGGAGTGCTCATGCTAACATGCTTGAGGGGCACAGCCAGGGCGACCCGCCATCTTGTGCCACTTGTCCGCAATTAAAATAGCCAAATAAATagtgaaaaacagagaaaaggagatttattcagtGTCATATTGGGAGGAGTCAAGGCGTCTAGTGAATTCACCACCCCACATCCCTCTCTAGGGTCCTGAAGCGAGATTAAAGTTTAAACAGCCAATGATATTGTCATGTAAGCAGTGCCTGTTCAAGTGTGGCCCCTTCAGCCAGTGGCCTCTCACTGTCCGGATGAAAGTCTCATTCCATAGGGTAGTCTGGAAAATTGTTAGAagtgtgtgaaatctctttccaagaaagaaattcctcctgTGAGTGAAATCTTTACCTTGCCCTAGCATGAGATTCCATGGTAAGTCCTCTTGCTGTGGCCTCCATTGTTTCGACAGTCCATCAGTCTGGCAGACACaagtgtctctttaaaatatttaggcTTGTTTAATCAGCAGCATGTATGCTTTGCAGATGCCCATTTTGCACACCCATCATCACTTTATCAGAGACTATTCATAGGTTCTGAAACCAGTTCCCGATAGGAAAGGAGGCCAGGCAAACTGAGTGATGTGTTCATAGCTGTTTAAGCAACCAAGGAGAAATGAGAGTGTGCATCATCTGGGTCCTTGTTAAACACGCTGGACTGGAACTAGCCCTGGAACTGGGCTGGGTACTAATCTGCCTACTGCAAAACCCAGGATCTTATATTTATGGAGACCTCACTCAAATCCTTAAATACTCAGAAGGCTTACTCTGTAAGACATCTGTGAGGGAAGTGTGCTCACATAAAACAAACTCACACTGGAAAAGAGCCTAGTGGTTGTTCAACAAATGTGGACATCAGTGTGTGGTGGGGAAGATAGCAGCTCTTCAGGTTTATGATATCTGCAGAAGCTATTTTCTCAAGTTTTATAGCCCACATTGTATGCACAtcatttcaaagagaaaagaaatcatgtTCTTCTTAAAATTGAACACAAAAACCTCTTCTTtggaggtttctttctttctttcttttaacttctgTTGAGTAAACTTGGTCAGGACATATGAAGGATAGCCGAAAAGGCTAGAGAGGCAACAGTctagaattattttaattgtcaTATGCGGAGAGTTCATCACCTGTCCTAGGCTGTTCTATCAGAgtcacttcataactgtaatgggAAAAGTTTCCATTTGATTACATATCAGTGAAGCTTTATAATAattcatttgtgtgcatgtatgtaagacACAGAGCaacctctgactcctgagtcaaaagttatttatttgtttgtttgtttacttttaccTTTGATCATTTATTGACACATTTTTAATAAGGCAATGCAATGGAGATCAAATAGAGTGGCCTCTGTGTCCCCACTGGCTGGCCGAGTCAAAAGTTATTATGGTTGCTGTGAGCTATGGATGAGAAGAGGATAAGATTAATGTTTAGATGTGCTAGGAATGGTAGAAACAGAAAgctatatacaaatataaaaataaatattttcttgatgGTAATATTAAAGTATTGCCTTTCACATGAAACTGGGCCGTTGCTTACTCACTGCCAAAATGATACAGAGTTTAAAATGTACGTTATGATCAGCATAATGAATGCCTGAGCACATCTCGGCAGACTGACTGGATCTTGGTCTGATACATTCTTGTGCTGATTTCTTATGATAATCTACATGAAGGAATATTGATTTTCCTTCAGGATTTTCATCATCCCCAATAAGCATAAACATTTGTTAAATTTCTAATATATTTGAGGCACAATATCATCATTTTTCCTGAGGAAAATTTAGCCATATAAGGGTACAAAGAAGAACTCACAAATCAgaatggcaaaaacaaacaattaaagaaaaccCACTATGGGCTGACTGACAGTGCTCATAATTCAGAGAGTGGAGAGGGCGCCGAGCAAGGCTGGGATTCCACCCTCTGACAGGAACTTTAAGGTGAAGGGACCCATTAATACTCAGATGCTTTctaagaaaaaagtattttataaaatttaaaaggtactaaaataatttttttcataaaggagAACATTGTAACAtaaattgttttactttataaggAAGGATTTTGTAAATCTCGGGTTTTAATctcttaaaataacaaatgattCCATTCTTGATCTTCATATtatcttcatttctcttctttactGTGTCTATTCTAAACCTTAGCATGCACAAGCACAATCAGCATTGTGCTCTGCTCGATCTCATACATGTAGCAAGGTAGTTAATGTATCCAGAACCTGTATTTACAAACTGATGAATTGATTTTGATGTTCATTATGTATTAATTTTAGgaaatgaaatttctaattttGAGAAATACTTATTAGGTTAAGTAAATTTATCAGCAATCAGAAATTAGGAAGAAGTTCATTCCAACAAGAGAAATTTGATTAACAATGCTTTGAATATATATTAGAGTCTCTGGGTTTCTCTAGCCTTTTCCCCATGACTTTGGGCATTTTGAGGGCACTTTGACATTGTGCTTATATTTGTTAACATTTGTCTTTTCAAGAGGTCTAAATATTAcctgaaataaaaatggagacattATTGCATAATGGAGGAGACTGAAATTTCACAAAGCCTTCCAAACAGGTATCttttttaagtatacagtgtcATCAAAGTGTGGCCATGTGCACAGGCTGGAATTGGTGTGCCAGTCTGTGCATAAACACATGGATGAAGAAAGTGTTTCACAGAAGAACAAGAAATTGCAGAATATTAATAATACAATGGTGTCACAGTCATTCAGCTCCAAAAGTGACATGAAATTatgattattctttctctctgggtAGAGCCTGAGTTTATTACATGAGCTAATATTAAGAGCAcagctctatttcttttcttaaaaaaacttatttattatattttcttttttacatacacatttatattattacacataaatacaatcaactacatacatcaagaagaaccatgaaacaatcaggaattatataaatgttccattcatagtgctttggccaTTTCTAtttgcaaccttgaagaaaatacctttcctatgttggtgagtataaaatcctgaatgtaaatcaatatctatcatatctcatctctatcaacttaaaacatctatttagacctaaaaacatcttaacccctaaacaattaagcttaattgtaagacaactatctggacttcaacccgatcagagacttgagaaggaaaaaacctaattacctgagtataccaggtgTGCAAGATAGCAGCttgaagatttgcagatgcctttcttctgctcatacaaagagcagagaaccaaccttaattgctctgtgcatcccgcatacttcatacatttataattttaggactgtaaaaTGTTTGTGACAAATtatgttttaagaagaaaagaaccagacactgacaaaagatcagacctgacaggaatcattctcagcattctggacgctgacatcctgcatccctcatgttccag
Protein-coding sequences here:
- the Cbln2 gene encoding cerebellin-2; translated protein: MPAPGRGPGGPLLSMPGRRGALREPVDAGSSLGAALALLLLLLPACCPVKAQNDTEPIVLEGKCLVVCDSSPSGDGAVTSSLGISVRSGSAKVAFSATRSTNHEPSEMSNRTMTIYFDQVLVNIGNHFDLASSIFVAPRKGIYSFSFHVVKVYNRQTIQVSLMQNGYPVISAFAGDQDVTREAASNGVLLLMEREDKVHLKLERGNLMGGWKYSTFSGFLVFPL